One region of Wyeomyia smithii strain HCP4-BCI-WySm-NY-G18 chromosome 3, ASM2978416v1, whole genome shotgun sequence genomic DNA includes:
- the LOC129731067 gene encoding replication factor C subunit 1 yields the protein MSKDIRSFFSLGAKNKKPEAPKPAAPAVTKRKAIVYSDDEQEEDRNRKTTPSTASEKANSQVKKRRVIDSDDEDKTPIKSDKKMKAAPNLSKLKPVSAADVFSSAPVKRTEVPRPSKKAIKEEIEIHSDEEFEKTLAALDDSGVVPETPTAKKASPRKHVKDERKTNGHGHHHEEHKKVKEEKKHSPEKVKEVKKKNATPEKKVLPKVEKTPKEKKPVISKESSTEESVTPKGPKRSLNESVLTDEERHERKRASAMLYQKFKNRQGPSAPGSKEIPKGTPNCLTGLQFVVTGVLESMERDECAQVIKDFGGKVATAVTKKVTHMVIGEEAGPSKLSKSEELGIPQLSEDALFDLIREKSGLPVKASSKSLSPSEEKVKVKEEKSPSKEKKRKKTEEAELKKKSPEKKHSELSGSLSKLPKIPELEKSSPEKVKKTESPIKIKSSSESQAPFKREESTYQKDIQSTDNMAWVDKYKPTSVKQIIGQSGAASNVQKLMNWLSKWYSNRDPKKKIPRPSPWAKNDDGSFFKAALLSGPPGVGKTTTATLVCKELGFDAVEFNASDTRSKKLLKEEVSELLSTKSLFGYFTGGGKGDKVTHKHVLVMDEVDGMAGNEDRGGIQELIALIKDSHVPIICMCNDRNHQKMRSLVNYCYDLKFNKPRVEQIKGAMMSVCFKEGLKLAPGALEEIIAGTGGDVRQTLNHLALYSAGKASGISLSVDKAKQGAESARKDVKMGPWDVIRKVFSAEEHKSMSIHDKSDLFFHDYSLAPLFVQENYLKVTPKVPKSQHMDQIALTADSLSRGDMVDRRIRSNMAWSLLPLQAMYSSVLPGEYMEGFFSGQINFPGWLGKNSKATKRKRLAQEIHDHTRISSSGSRLSVRLDYAPFLLQAIVRPLKEKGSDGVDESLAVLKEYHLLREDLESLVELTTWPKQKNPMDGVDGKVKAALTRAYNKEVAPYSYSVMNAVKKKKAEAADEAAELYGDEEEDNNAVVDSDEEKEDDDLENNAFIKVKKKPAAKAGASSSSAAGSSKAGGSKAKAAGSTKGKKK from the exons atgtctaAG GATATACGCTCATTTTTCTCATTGggagccaaaaacaaaaaaccggaAGCACCAAAGCCGGCTGCTCCGGCAGTAACTAAACGAAAGGCAATTGTTTATAGCGATGATGAGCAAGAGGAGGACCGTAACCGGAAGACGACACCGTCGACTGCATCTGAAAAGGCAAATTCTCAAGTTAAGAAACGACGTGTTATCGATTCGGATGATGAGGATAAAACTCCAATAAAATCTGATAAGAAAATGAAAGCTGCGCCGAATTTGTCCAAGCTAAAACCAGTAAGCGCGGCTGACGTGTTCAGTTCGGCACCGGTAAAGCGGACCGAAGTTCCTCGGCCTAGTAAGAAAGCTATCAAAGAGGAGATAGAAATACATTCGGATGAGGAATTTGAAAAAACCTTGGCAGCATTGGATGATAGTGGTGTCGTACCGGAAACACCAACCGCGAAGAAAGCAAGTCCACGAAAACATGTCAAAGATGAACGAAAAACTAATGGTCATGGTCATCACCATGaggaacacaaaaaagttaaggaAGAGAAGAAACATTCACCTGAAAAGGTTAAAGAAGTAAAGAAGAAGAATGCTACACCGGAAAAGAAAGTGTTACCGAAGGTGGAAAAGACCCCCAAAGAGAAGAAACCGGTTATTAGTAAGGAATCAAGTACCGAAGAAAGTGTTACTCCGAAGGGCCCAAAAAGGAGTCTTAATGAATCCGTTTTAACCGATGAAGAACGACATGAGCGCAAGAGAGCTTCTGCTATGctctatcaaaaattcaaaaatcgaCAGGGTCCGTCAGCTCCGGGCAGTAAAGAAATTCCCAAAGGCACACCAAACTGCCTCACAGGGTTACAGTTTGTAGTTACGGGTGTGTTGGAATCGATGGAACGTGATGAATGCGCTCAAGTCATTAAAGATTTCGGTGGAAAAGTGGCAACTGCAGTCACGAAGAAGGTAACTCATATGGTCATCGGTGAAGAGGCTGGTCCTTCAAAGTTATCCAAATCGGAGGAACTTGGTATACCTCAACTATCCGAAGATGCTTTGTTTGATTTAATTCGAGAGAAATCTGGTCTCCCTGTGAAAGCAAGTTCGAAATCTTTGTCGCCTTCGGAAGAGAAGGTTAAAGTAAAGGAAGAGAAATCCCCCTCCAAGGAGAAGAAACGCAAGAAGACGGAGGAAGCAGAGTTGAAGAAAAAATCCCCGGAGAAAAAACACTCAGAATTGAGCGGTTCACTTTctaaattaccaaaaattccTGAACTCGAGAAATCTTCTCCTGAAAAGGTTAAGAAAACAGAATCTCccatcaaaattaaatcttcatcaGAAAGCCAGGCGCCCTTTAAGAGAGAAGAAAGTACGTACCAAAAAGATATTCAAAGCACCGATAACATGGCGTGGGTAGATAAGTACAAACCAACATCGGTGAAGCAAATAATCGGCCAATCAGGAGCTGCTAGTAACGTACAAAAGTTGATGAACTGGCTATCGAAATGGTATTCTAACCGAGATCCTAAGAAAAAAATCCCTCGTCCAAGTCCGTGGGCTAAAAACGATGACGGAAGCTTCTTCAAGGCAGCTCTACTTTCTGGTCCTCCAGGAGTGGGTAAAACTACTACGGCAACACTGGTCTGCAAGGAGCTGGGCTTCGACGCGGTTGAGTTCAATGCGTCCGATACCCGTAGCAAGAAGCTACTGAAGGAAGAGGTCTCCGAACTGCTGAGCACCAAGTCGCTGTTCGGTTATTTTACCGGTGGTGGCAAGGGTGACAAAGTCACCCACAAACACGTACTGGTAATGGATGAGGTCGACGGAATGGCTGGCAATGAAGACCGTGGTGGTATACAGGAGTTGATCGCGCTGATCAAGGACAGTCATGTACCGATTATTTGCATGTGTAATGACCGGAATCATCAGAAGATGCGCTCGTTGGTTAATTATTGCTACGATCTCAAGTTCAATAAACCTAGGGTTGAACAAATTAAG GGAGCCATGATGTCAGTTTGCTTCAAAGAGGGTCTCAAGTTGGCACCTGGAGCACTAGAGGAAATTATCGCGGGTACTGGTGGTGACGTTCGTCAGACGTTGAACCACCTTGCGCTTTATAGTGCTGGCAAAGCTTCCGGCATTAGTCTGAGCGTCGATAAAGCCAAACAGGGAGCGGAATCAGCTCGCAAGGATGTAAAAATGGGACCATGGGATGTGATTCGCAAAGTATTTTCAGCAGAAGAGCACAAGAGCATGTCAATTCATGACAAATCGGATTTGTTCTTTCACGACTACAGCTTGGCCCCGCTGTTTGTCCAGGAGAACTATTTGAAGGTTACTCCAAAGGTACCGAAATCACAACACATGGATCAGATCGCCTTGACTGCAGACAGTTTGAGTCGAGGAGATATGGTGGATCGTAGGATCAGATCCAATATGGCGTGGTCCTTGTTGCCGCTACAGGCAATGTACAGTTCCGTTTTGCCAGGGGAGTACATGGAAGGTTTCTTCAGTGGTCAGATAAATTTCCCCGGTTGGTTAGGAAAGAATTCTAAAGCAACGAAAAGGAAGCGACTGGCACAAGAAATTCACGATCACACTCGAATCAGTAGCTCTGGATCTAGGCTTTCCGTTCGTTTGGATTACGCTCCATTTTTGCTGCAAGCGATTGTTCGTCCACTAAAAGAGAAAGGATCCGATGGAGTTGACGAGTCACTTGCTGTCCTCAAAGAGTACCACCTGCTGCGGGAAGATCTGGAATCGTTGGTCGAGTTGACAACCTGGCCCAAACAAAAAAATCCTATGGATGGCGTAGATGGCAAAGTTAAGGCTGCCCTCACGAGAGCTTACAACAAGGAGGTTGCGCCATATTCTTACTCAGTAATGAACGCGGTTAAAAAGAAGAAGGCTGAGGCGGCCGACGAGGCTGCTGAACTGTACGGCGATGAGGAAGAAGATAACAACGCGGTTGTTGATTCCGACGAGGAAAAGGAAGACGACGATTTGGAGAATAATGCTTTCATCAAGGTAAAAAAGAAGCCCGCGGCAAAAGCAGGAGCGTCAAGTTCATCAGCTGCTGGAAGCAGTAAAGCTGGAGGATCGAAAGCGAAAGCAGCTGGTTCTACCAAAGGCAAGAAAAAGTAG